From Methanothrix sp., the proteins below share one genomic window:
- a CDS encoding HIT family protein: protein MTESCVFCRIVRGDEPAHIVDEDELSMAILDINPLARGHCLVIPKRHVPWWHDLDEQEVSSLFRLARSVSGRIKRAFGPDFVAMYARGRRIPHTHIFLVPTYKGDPVDRFFNALEGFQESSAILASLRNELKETAEILRNV, encoded by the coding sequence ATGACAGAGAGCTGTGTCTTTTGCAGAATCGTCCGTGGAGATGAGCCGGCCCACATCGTAGATGAGGACGAGCTCTCCATGGCGATACTGGACATCAACCCGCTCGCCAGAGGGCACTGTCTTGTGATACCGAAGCGCCATGTCCCGTGGTGGCATGATCTCGACGAGCAGGAGGTCTCAAGCCTCTTCAGGCTCGCACGGTCGGTGTCCGGGAGGATCAAAAGGGCCTTCGGACCGGACTTCGTGGCCATGTATGCCAGGGGCAGGAGGATACCGCACACGCACATATTTCTTGTCCCAACATACAAGGGCGATCCTGTCGACAGGTTCTTCAACGCCCTTGAGGGATTCCAGGAGTCGTCGGCAATCCTTGCATCGCTGAGGAATGAGCTGAAGGAGACAGCAGAGATCCTGAGAAACGTGTGA
- a CDS encoding ATP-binding protein, whose protein sequence is MEIWCGSISERRAYSKEESLERLLSPEKASPEPQIDIRAAAIELGFASDGIDYNRRLRDIAIDLVKRQLEGMCTPQSDLMQMVESLDDLNVAINLIEERLYEWSLFYGMRCRGEELARALSGREGIGLVARSLLELTRAREDLEELLETRARELAPNLSAILGPVLAARLISRAGGLERLAMLPASTIQVIGAERALFRHLRGKAPSPKHGLIFRHPLIQSSPKRLRGRIARALASKLAIAARIDLYSGTIDPELAEALNKRVSQIRDRAMLSRREDK, encoded by the coding sequence ATGGAGATCTGGTGCGGAAGCATATCTGAGAGGAGGGCTTACAGCAAAGAAGAGAGCTTGGAGCGTCTTCTATCCCCAGAGAAGGCATCCCCAGAGCCGCAGATCGATATACGAGCCGCTGCGATTGAGCTGGGCTTTGCAAGTGACGGGATTGATTACAACCGTCGTCTGAGGGACATCGCGATCGATCTCGTCAAGCGGCAGCTAGAGGGCATGTGCACACCACAATCAGATCTAATGCAAATGGTTGAGTCTCTGGACGATCTGAACGTGGCGATAAACCTTATCGAGGAGCGGCTTTACGAGTGGTCCCTCTTTTACGGCATGAGGTGCAGGGGTGAGGAGCTGGCGAGGGCTCTCTCTGGAAGGGAGGGGATCGGCCTCGTGGCGAGATCACTCCTGGAGCTGACCAGGGCCAGAGAAGATCTTGAAGAGCTTCTTGAGACAAGAGCGAGGGAACTCGCGCCGAACCTCTCCGCGATCCTGGGGCCGGTGCTGGCTGCCAGGCTGATCTCGAGGGCTGGCGGCCTTGAGAGACTAGCAATGCTTCCCGCATCCACAATACAGGTCATCGGCGCTGAGAGAGCCCTCTTCCGGCACCTCCGAGGTAAGGCACCATCGCCAAAGCACGGGCTCATATTCCGGCATCCACTGATCCAGTCATCCCCGAAAAGGCTGCGTGGCAGGATTGCGAGAGCACTCGCCTCGAAGCTAGCCATTGCAGCGAGGATTGACCTTTACTCCGGCACCATCGATCCAGAGCTCGCAGAGGCGCTGAACAAGCGGGTGAGCCAGATAAGAGACAGGGCCATGCTGAGTCGGAGAGAGGACAAGTAA
- a CDS encoding DUF61 family protein, whose product MYTQADRKILIKTIQTMNQHLPPKRKTLAELLEEEKPGIKGKDNTFYVMDRPELELISKSIPRFMWSRIRLPILIEMSPELGSGSARIQGEAEIEAVSKILNLKRGDIGSRSMVIYLPDVRELRRKLPTTTQYAFVTSLREDSL is encoded by the coding sequence ATGTACACACAGGCAGACAGGAAGATACTGATCAAGACGATCCAGACGATGAACCAGCACCTTCCTCCAAAGAGAAAGACGCTGGCGGAACTCCTGGAGGAGGAGAAGCCGGGGATAAAGGGCAAGGACAACACATTCTATGTGATGGACAGGCCCGAGCTCGAGCTCATCTCCAAATCGATCCCCAGATTCATGTGGTCGCGAATCAGGCTTCCAATTCTCATAGAGATGTCCCCGGAGCTGGGAAGCGGATCCGCAAGGATCCAGGGCGAGGCTGAGATAGAGGCGGTCTCCAAGATACTCAACCTCAAGCGCGGGGATATCGGCAGCAGGAGCATGGTCATATACCTCCCGGACGTGAGGGAGCTGAGGCGGAAGCTGCCCACAACAACGCAGTACGCGTTCGTGACATCTCTGAGAGAGGATTCGCTCTGA